The following proteins are encoded in a genomic region of Burkholderia pyrrocinia:
- a CDS encoding HAD family hydrolase, translated as MNGNVLICDCDGVLIDSEAVAADVIVRELDARWPGVDARPAVMPLLGLRIERVLAGAGDAVGRTLSADDVDAIRRAVEAAAVNAPMVDGIDAALAAIELTTACASNSYRAYVEAALARTGLARFFGDRLFCADAVARPKPAPDVYLAAARTLGAGPAQCLVVEDSVTGITAAAAAGMTVLGFVGGGHASAAQIDALRGIGARHVFDDMHELPGYVARWQATGAVLPN; from the coding sequence ATGAACGGGAATGTGCTGATTTGCGATTGCGACGGTGTGCTGATCGACAGCGAGGCCGTCGCCGCCGACGTGATCGTGCGCGAACTCGACGCGCGCTGGCCGGGCGTCGATGCGCGGCCGGCCGTGATGCCGCTGCTCGGGCTGCGCATCGAGCGCGTGCTGGCCGGCGCGGGCGATGCCGTCGGCCGTACGCTGTCGGCCGACGACGTCGACGCGATCCGCCGCGCGGTCGAGGCGGCGGCCGTCAATGCACCGATGGTCGACGGCATCGACGCGGCGCTGGCGGCGATCGAGCTGACGACGGCCTGCGCGAGCAACAGCTACCGTGCGTATGTCGAGGCGGCGCTCGCGCGCACGGGCCTCGCGCGCTTCTTCGGCGACCGGCTGTTCTGCGCGGATGCCGTCGCGCGGCCGAAGCCGGCGCCGGACGTGTATCTCGCGGCCGCGCGCACGCTCGGCGCGGGGCCCGCGCAATGCCTGGTCGTCGAGGACAGCGTGACCGGCATCACCGCGGCGGCCGCGGCCGGCATGACCGTGCTCGGCTTCGTCGGCGGCGGGCATGCGTCGGCCGCGCAGATCGACGCACTGCGCGGCATCGGCGCGCGCCACGTATTCGACGACATGCACGAGCTGCCCGGCTACGTCGCGCGCTGGCAGGCGACGGGCGCGGTGCTGCCGAACTAG
- a CDS encoding carbohydrate ABC transporter permease, with amino-acid sequence MSDLTFEGRRVPAMFGLVRRALPGTLAWLIALLLFFPIFWMAITAFKTEQQAYASTLLFVPTLDSFREVFARSNYFAFAWNSVLISAGVTVISLLFAVPAAYAMAFFPNHRTQKVLLWMLSTKMMPSVGVLVPIYLLWKNAGLLDTVSGLVIVYTLINLPIAVWMTFTYFNEIPKDILEAGRIDGASTWQEIVYLLMPMALPGLASTALLLVILSWNEAFWSINLSSSNAAPLTVFIASYSSPEGLFWAKLSAASLLAVAPILIVGWLSQKQLVRGLTFGAVK; translated from the coding sequence ATGAGCGACCTGACCTTCGAAGGCCGGCGCGTGCCGGCCATGTTCGGCCTCGTGCGGCGCGCGCTGCCCGGCACGCTCGCGTGGCTGATCGCGCTGCTGCTGTTCTTCCCGATCTTCTGGATGGCGATCACCGCGTTCAAGACCGAGCAGCAGGCCTATGCATCGACGCTGTTGTTCGTGCCGACGCTCGACAGCTTCCGCGAGGTGTTCGCGCGCAGCAACTACTTCGCGTTCGCGTGGAATTCGGTGCTGATCTCGGCGGGCGTCACGGTGATCTCGCTGCTGTTCGCGGTGCCGGCCGCCTACGCGATGGCGTTCTTCCCGAACCACCGCACGCAGAAGGTGCTGCTGTGGATGCTGTCGACGAAGATGATGCCGTCGGTCGGCGTGCTCGTGCCGATCTACCTGCTGTGGAAGAACGCGGGGCTGCTCGATACGGTGTCGGGCCTCGTGATCGTGTACACGCTGATCAACCTGCCGATCGCGGTGTGGATGACCTTCACGTACTTCAACGAGATCCCGAAGGACATCCTGGAAGCCGGGCGCATCGATGGTGCGTCGACGTGGCAGGAGATCGTCTACCTGCTGATGCCGATGGCGCTGCCCGGGCTCGCGTCCACCGCGCTGCTGCTCGTGATCCTGTCGTGGAACGAGGCGTTCTGGAGCATCAACCTGTCGAGCTCGAACGCCGCGCCGCTGACCGTGTTCATCGCGTCGTACTCGAGCCCAGAGGGGCTGTTCTGGGCGAAGCTGTCTGCCGCTTCGCTGCTCGCGGTCGCGCCGATCCTGATCGTCGGTTGGCTGTCGCAGAAGCAGCTCGTGCGCGGGCTCACGTTCGGAGCGGTCAAATGA
- a CDS encoding carbohydrate ABC transporter permease, which translates to MRHLRLPLSHAPSVGDASLPPGAPRRARGGASWLVSPSVAVLLLWMSIPLAMTIWYSFSRYNLLNPDVKGFAGLDNYRFLATDPSFLPAIWHTLVLIGAVLAITVIGGVLMAVLFDRKFYGQGIARLLAIAPFFVMPTVSALIWKNMILHPVYGLVANAMRALGMTPIDWFADYPLTAVIMIVAWQWLPFAFLILFTAIQSLDQEQKEAARIDGAGPIAMFFYITLPHLKRAIAVVVMMETIFLLSIFAEIYTTTGGGPGDATTNLSYLIYALGLQQFDVGLASAGGIIAVVVANVVSFFLVRMLARNLKGEYEK; encoded by the coding sequence ATGCGTCACCTACGTCTTCCCCTGAGCCACGCGCCGTCGGTCGGCGACGCGTCGTTGCCGCCGGGCGCGCCGCGCCGCGCGCGCGGCGGCGCGAGCTGGCTCGTCTCGCCGTCCGTCGCGGTGCTGCTGCTGTGGATGTCGATTCCGCTCGCGATGACGATCTGGTATTCGTTCTCGCGCTACAACCTGCTGAACCCGGACGTGAAGGGCTTCGCGGGGCTCGACAACTACCGCTTCCTCGCGACCGATCCGTCGTTCCTGCCGGCGATCTGGCACACGCTCGTGCTGATCGGCGCGGTGCTCGCGATCACGGTGATCGGCGGCGTGCTGATGGCCGTGCTGTTCGACCGCAAGTTCTACGGGCAGGGCATCGCGCGGCTGCTCGCGATCGCGCCGTTCTTCGTGATGCCGACGGTGTCCGCGCTGATCTGGAAGAACATGATCCTGCACCCGGTCTACGGGCTCGTCGCGAACGCGATGCGCGCGCTCGGGATGACGCCGATCGACTGGTTCGCCGATTACCCGCTCACCGCCGTGATCATGATCGTCGCGTGGCAGTGGCTGCCGTTCGCATTCCTGATCCTGTTCACCGCGATCCAGTCGCTCGACCAGGAGCAGAAGGAAGCCGCGCGCATCGACGGCGCGGGCCCGATCGCGATGTTCTTCTACATCACGCTGCCGCACCTGAAGCGCGCGATCGCCGTGGTCGTGATGATGGAGACGATCTTCCTGCTGTCGATCTTCGCGGAGATCTACACGACGACCGGCGGCGGCCCGGGCGACGCGACCACCAACCTGTCTTATCTGATCTACGCGCTCGGCCTGCAGCAGTTCGACGTCGGCCTCGCGTCCGCGGGCGGCATCATCGCCGTCGTGGTCGCGAACGTCGTGTCGTTCTTCCTCGTGCGGATGCTCGCGCGCAACCTGAAGGGGGAATACGAAAAATGA
- a CDS encoding ABC transporter substrate-binding protein, translating to MQRKMLDAAARCFAGATLATAACAASAGTLTIATLNNPDMIELKKLSPAFEKANPDIKLNWVILEENVLRQRATTDITTGSGQFDVMAIGTYETPQWGKRGWLAPMTGLPADYDLNDIVKTARDSLSYNGQLYALPFYVESSMTFYRKDLFAAKGLKMPDQPTYDQIAEFADKLTDKAKGTYGICLRGKAGWGENMAFVSTVVNTFGGRWFDENWNAQLTSPEWKKAITFYVNLLKKDGPPGASSNGFNENLTLTASGKCAMWIDATVAAGMLYNKQQSQVADKIGFAAAPVAVTPKGSHWLWAWALAVPKTSKQQDAARKFIAWATSKQYVEMAGKDEGWASVPPGTRTSTYQRPEYKAAAPFSDFVLKAIETADPNDPSLKKVPYTGVQYVGIPEFQSFGTVVGQSIAGAVAGQMTVDQALAAGQAAADRAVRQAGYKK from the coding sequence ATGCAACGAAAGATGCTCGACGCCGCCGCACGCTGCTTCGCCGGCGCCACGCTCGCGACGGCTGCCTGCGCCGCGTCCGCCGGCACGCTGACGATCGCGACGCTGAACAACCCCGACATGATCGAGCTGAAGAAGCTGTCGCCGGCGTTCGAGAAGGCGAACCCCGACATCAAGCTGAACTGGGTGATCCTCGAGGAGAACGTGCTGCGCCAGCGCGCGACGACCGACATCACGACCGGCAGCGGCCAGTTCGACGTGATGGCGATCGGCACCTACGAGACGCCGCAGTGGGGCAAGCGCGGCTGGCTCGCGCCGATGACGGGCCTGCCCGCCGACTACGACCTGAACGACATCGTGAAGACCGCGCGCGACAGCCTGTCGTACAACGGCCAGCTCTATGCGCTGCCGTTCTACGTGGAAAGCTCGATGACCTTCTACCGGAAGGACCTGTTCGCGGCGAAGGGGCTGAAAATGCCCGACCAGCCGACCTACGACCAGATCGCCGAATTCGCGGACAAGCTCACCGACAAGGCGAAGGGCACCTACGGGATTTGCCTGCGCGGCAAGGCCGGCTGGGGCGAGAACATGGCGTTCGTGTCGACGGTCGTGAACACGTTCGGCGGCCGCTGGTTCGATGAGAACTGGAACGCTCAGCTCACGTCGCCCGAATGGAAGAAGGCGATCACGTTCTACGTGAACCTGCTGAAGAAGGACGGCCCGCCGGGAGCGAGCTCGAACGGCTTCAACGAGAACCTGACCCTGACCGCGTCGGGCAAGTGCGCGATGTGGATCGATGCGACGGTCGCGGCCGGGATGCTCTATAACAAACAGCAGTCGCAGGTGGCCGACAAGATCGGCTTCGCGGCCGCGCCGGTCGCCGTCACGCCGAAGGGCTCGCACTGGCTGTGGGCGTGGGCGCTGGCCGTGCCGAAGACGTCGAAGCAGCAGGACGCCGCGCGCAAGTTCATCGCGTGGGCGACGTCGAAGCAGTACGTCGAGATGGCCGGCAAGGACGAAGGCTGGGCGTCGGTGCCGCCGGGCACGCGCACGTCGACCTATCAGCGCCCCGAGTACAAGGCCGCCGCGCCGTTCTCGGACTTCGTGCTGAAGGCGATCGAGACGGCCGACCCGAACGATCCGTCGCTGAAGAAGGTGCCGTACACGGGCGTGCAGTACGTCGGGATTCCTGAATTCCAGTCGTTCGGCACGGTGGTCGGCCAGTCGATCGCGGGTGCGGTCGCGGGCCAGATGACGGTCGACCAGGCGCTCGCCGCCGGGCAGGCCGCCGCCGACCGCGCGGTACGGCAGGCCGGCTACAAGAAGTAA
- a CDS encoding D-tagatose-bisphosphate aldolase, class II, non-catalytic subunit has protein sequence MSGLTTIAERARTAHADAVLRMIFDANRADAQRGIYSICSAHRLVLEAACEAARADGSPLLIEATCNQVNHLGGYTGMTPADFRRDVDAIAARCGLPQSALVLGGDHLGPNPWRHRRAADAMREAGAMVAAYVEAGFEKIHLDASMACADDPARLDDRTIAARAAELCRVAEDAASRAGVSPVYVIGTEVPTPGGEVSGDAGDAADAAIARIAVTRSDSIEATLDAHRRAFAAVGLDDAWTRVIAIVAQPGVDFDDRHVLDYDSAKAASLGASILHAPRLVFEAHSTDYQTEGALAALVRDHFAVLKVGPALTFALREALFALTFIEDALIDDVAQRSRLRDVVDAAMRAQPEHWAPYYRGDETEQRLARQFSYSDRIRYYWLQPAVVAAVEQLFGNLARQPVPETLVAQWLPDVYAACRAGGLAKEPRAWVRHRIRDVIAHYARACGMQRPA, from the coding sequence ATGTCCGGCCTGACCACCATCGCCGAGCGAGCGCGCACCGCGCACGCCGACGCCGTGCTGCGGATGATCTTCGACGCGAACCGCGCGGACGCGCAGCGCGGCATCTACTCGATCTGCAGCGCGCACCGGCTCGTGCTGGAGGCCGCCTGCGAAGCCGCGCGCGCGGACGGCTCGCCGCTCTTGATCGAGGCGACCTGCAACCAGGTGAATCATCTCGGCGGCTATACCGGCATGACGCCGGCCGATTTCCGCCGCGACGTCGACGCGATCGCCGCGCGCTGCGGGCTCCCGCAGTCGGCGCTCGTGCTCGGCGGCGACCATCTCGGTCCGAACCCGTGGCGGCATCGCCGCGCGGCCGATGCGATGCGCGAGGCCGGCGCGATGGTTGCCGCGTATGTCGAAGCCGGTTTCGAAAAGATCCACCTCGATGCGAGCATGGCGTGCGCGGACGATCCGGCGCGGCTCGACGACCGCACGATCGCCGCGCGCGCGGCCGAACTGTGCCGCGTGGCGGAAGATGCGGCGTCGCGTGCCGGCGTCTCGCCCGTCTACGTGATCGGCACCGAGGTGCCGACGCCGGGCGGCGAAGTTAGCGGCGATGCAGGCGACGCGGCTGATGCGGCGATCGCGCGGATCGCGGTCACGCGCAGCGACAGCATCGAGGCGACGCTCGACGCGCACCGCCGCGCCTTCGCGGCGGTCGGGCTCGACGATGCGTGGACGCGCGTCATCGCGATCGTCGCGCAGCCGGGTGTCGACTTCGACGATCGCCACGTGCTCGATTACGACAGCGCCAAGGCCGCGTCACTCGGCGCGAGTATCCTGCATGCACCGCGCCTCGTGTTCGAGGCGCATTCGACCGATTACCAGACCGAGGGCGCGCTCGCCGCGCTCGTGCGCGACCACTTCGCGGTGCTGAAGGTTGGCCCCGCGCTGACGTTCGCGCTGCGCGAGGCGCTGTTCGCGTTGACGTTCATCGAGGATGCGCTGATCGACGACGTCGCGCAGCGCTCGCGGTTGCGCGACGTCGTCGACGCCGCGATGCGCGCGCAGCCCGAACACTGGGCACCGTACTACCGCGGCGACGAGACCGAGCAGCGGCTCGCGCGCCAGTTCAGCTACAGCGACCGCATCCGCTACTACTGGCTGCAGCCGGCCGTCGTGGCCGCGGTCGAGCAACTGTTCGGCAACCTCGCGCGGCAGCCGGTGCCCGAGACGCTCGTCGCGCAGTGGCTGCCGGATGTCTACGCGGCGTGCCGCGCGGGCGGCCTCGCGAAGGAGCCGCGCGCGTGGGTGCGCCACCGGATACGCGACGTGATCGCGCACTATGCGCGCGCGTGCGGAATGCAGCGGCCGGCATGA
- a CDS encoding sugar kinase — MAAIVVAGELLAEFVAAERGQGFDVPGLFAGPFPSGAPAIFADQAARLGARVAYAGCVGRDAFGDAIVARLERDGVDVARIRRVARPTGTAFVAYRDDGSRSFVFSLSTSAAACVDASDVDTAMFDGCRYFHVMGSSLTSESAIAAVQRGVIEAARGGAKVSFDPNVRPEMLSFRPMRAALDQMLAACHLFLPSEADLLFFCGPQPAERAIAGLLATHPLLERVVLKRGAQGSVAFDRASRVEAPAFPVDELDPTGAGDCFGGTLVASLVAGMPIDVALRRANAAGAIAVTRRGPMEGNSSAAEIDRFLTERGVACPA; from the coding sequence ATGGCCGCGATCGTCGTCGCCGGCGAACTGCTGGCCGAATTCGTCGCCGCCGAGCGCGGCCAGGGCTTCGACGTGCCGGGCCTGTTCGCCGGACCGTTCCCGAGCGGCGCACCCGCGATCTTTGCCGATCAGGCCGCACGGCTCGGCGCACGCGTCGCGTATGCGGGCTGCGTCGGCCGCGACGCGTTCGGCGATGCGATCGTCGCGCGGCTCGAACGCGACGGCGTCGATGTCGCGCGCATCCGCCGCGTCGCGCGCCCGACCGGCACCGCGTTCGTCGCGTATCGCGACGACGGCTCGCGCAGCTTCGTCTTCAGTCTTTCCACCAGCGCGGCCGCGTGCGTCGATGCGTCCGACGTCGATACGGCGATGTTCGATGGCTGCCGCTACTTCCACGTGATGGGCTCGTCGCTGACGAGCGAATCGGCGATCGCGGCGGTTCAGCGCGGCGTGATCGAGGCCGCGCGTGGCGGCGCGAAGGTGTCGTTCGATCCGAACGTGCGCCCCGAGATGCTGAGCTTTCGCCCGATGCGCGCGGCGCTCGACCAGATGCTCGCCGCATGCCACCTGTTCCTGCCGAGCGAGGCCGATCTGCTGTTCTTCTGCGGGCCGCAGCCGGCCGAGCGCGCGATCGCCGGCTTGCTCGCGACGCATCCGCTGCTCGAGCGCGTCGTGCTGAAGCGCGGCGCCCAAGGCAGCGTCGCGTTCGACCGCGCGAGCCGCGTCGAGGCGCCGGCTTTTCCGGTCGACGAACTCGATCCGACCGGCGCCGGCGACTGTTTCGGCGGCACGCTGGTCGCGAGTCTCGTCGCGGGCATGCCGATCGATGTCGCGCTGCGCCGCGCGAACGCGGCCGGCGCGATCGCGGTCACGCGGCGCGGCCCGATGGAAGGCAACAGCAGCGCGGCCGAGATCGACCGTTTCCTGACCGAACGAGGTGTTGCATGTCCGGCCTGA
- a CDS encoding L-iditol 2-dehydrogenase, producing the protein MRLEDKVAILTGAASGIGEAVAQRYLDEGARCVLVDVKPAGGSLARLIEANPGRAMAVTADVTRRDDIERIVATTVERFGGVDILFNNAALFDMRPILDESWDVFDRLFAVNVKGLFFLMQAVAQRMVEQGRGGKIVNMSSQAGRRGEALVSHYCATKAAVISYTQSAALALAPHRINVNGIAPGVVDTPMWEQVDALFARYENRPLGEKKRLVGEAVPLGRMGVPGDLTGAALFLASSDADYITAQTLNVDGGNWMS; encoded by the coding sequence GTGAGACTGGAAGACAAGGTCGCGATCCTGACGGGCGCCGCAAGCGGCATCGGCGAGGCGGTCGCGCAACGCTATCTGGACGAGGGCGCGCGCTGCGTGCTCGTCGACGTGAAGCCGGCAGGCGGCTCGCTCGCGCGGCTGATCGAGGCGAACCCCGGCCGCGCAATGGCCGTGACCGCGGACGTCACGCGCCGCGACGACATCGAGCGGATCGTCGCCACGACGGTCGAGCGCTTCGGCGGCGTCGACATCCTGTTCAACAACGCAGCGCTGTTCGACATGCGCCCGATCCTCGACGAATCGTGGGACGTGTTCGACCGGCTGTTCGCGGTCAACGTGAAAGGGCTGTTCTTCCTGATGCAGGCCGTCGCGCAGCGGATGGTTGAGCAGGGGCGCGGCGGCAAGATCGTCAACATGTCGTCGCAAGCCGGCCGTCGCGGCGAGGCACTCGTTTCGCACTACTGCGCGACCAAGGCCGCGGTGATCAGCTATACGCAGTCGGCCGCGCTCGCGCTCGCACCGCACCGGATCAACGTGAACGGCATCGCGCCGGGCGTCGTCGACACGCCGATGTGGGAGCAGGTCGATGCGTTGTTCGCGCGCTACGAGAACCGGCCGCTCGGCGAGAAGAAGCGGCTCGTGGGCGAAGCCGTGCCGCTCGGCCGCATGGGCGTGCCGGGCGACCTGACGGGCGCCGCGCTGTTCCTCGCGTCGTCCGACGCCGACTATATCACCGCCCAGACGTTGAACGTCGACGGCGGCAACTGGATGAGCTGA
- a CDS encoding Fur family transcriptional regulator, with product MATSSSIDARLSRADAFAAEHGLAWTPLRRQVYERVLAAQRPIGAYDLLAELEPQRGRVPPTTVYRALDFLVEHGFIHRIESKNAFFACCEIGVPHEGQFLICDSCGDTVEIPGGDLAKQLSASEPAHGFEVHHQVVELSGLCGHCKRKPAQR from the coding sequence ATGGCTACCTCATCGTCCATTGACGCCCGGCTGTCCCGAGCCGACGCATTCGCCGCCGAGCACGGGCTCGCGTGGACGCCGCTGCGCCGCCAGGTCTACGAACGCGTGCTGGCCGCGCAGCGCCCGATCGGCGCGTACGACCTGCTCGCCGAACTCGAACCGCAGCGCGGCCGCGTGCCGCCCACGACGGTCTATCGCGCGCTGGATTTCCTCGTCGAGCACGGCTTCATCCACCGGATCGAATCGAAGAACGCGTTCTTCGCGTGCTGCGAGATCGGCGTACCGCACGAAGGCCAGTTCCTGATCTGCGATTCATGCGGTGACACCGTCGAGATTCCCGGCGGCGACCTCGCGAAGCAGTTGTCCGCGAGCGAGCCCGCACACGGTTTCGAAGTCCACCATCAGGTCGTCGAACTGAGCGGCCTGTGCGGGCACTGCAAGCGCAAGCCCGCGCAGCGCTGA
- a CDS encoding metal ABC transporter solute-binding protein, whose translation MPIALKRAPRRALSPVRWLAATVAALSLAAPAFAQAATVNVVAAENFYGDVASQIGGRHVAVTSILSNPDQDPHLFEASPKTARALQHAQVVIYNGADYDPWMGKLLGASKQAKRATIVVADLVGKKAGDNPHLWYDPATMPAAARAIAAELGRADPANKADYDANLQKFVASLKPVDDKVAALRAQYKGLPVTATEPVFGYMSDAIGLDMRNQRFQLATMNDTEASAQDVAAFENDLRKKQVRVLIYNSQAEAPMTKRMLKIARDGGVPTVSVTETQPAGKTFQQWMAGQLDALASALSAGKK comes from the coding sequence ATGCCCATTGCCCTGAAGCGCGCGCCGCGGCGCGCCCTGTCGCCTGTCCGCTGGCTCGCCGCCACGGTCGCCGCACTGTCGCTCGCGGCGCCCGCGTTCGCGCAGGCCGCGACCGTCAACGTCGTCGCCGCCGAGAATTTCTACGGCGACGTCGCGTCGCAGATCGGCGGCCGCCACGTCGCGGTGACGAGCATCCTCAGCAATCCCGACCAGGATCCGCACCTGTTCGAAGCAAGCCCGAAGACCGCCCGCGCGCTCCAGCACGCGCAGGTCGTGATCTACAACGGCGCCGACTACGATCCGTGGATGGGCAAGCTGCTCGGCGCCTCGAAGCAGGCGAAGCGCGCGACGATCGTCGTCGCCGATCTCGTCGGCAAGAAGGCCGGCGACAACCCGCACCTGTGGTACGACCCGGCGACGATGCCGGCCGCCGCGCGCGCGATCGCGGCCGAGCTCGGCCGCGCCGACCCGGCGAACAAGGCCGACTACGACGCGAACCTGCAGAAGTTCGTCGCGTCGCTGAAGCCCGTCGACGACAAGGTCGCCGCGCTGCGCGCGCAATACAAGGGCCTGCCCGTGACGGCCACCGAGCCCGTGTTCGGCTATATGTCCGACGCGATCGGCCTCGACATGCGCAACCAGCGCTTCCAGCTCGCGACGATGAACGACACGGAGGCGAGCGCGCAGGACGTCGCCGCGTTCGAGAACGACCTGCGCAAGAAGCAGGTGCGCGTGCTGATCTACAACAGCCAGGCCGAAGCACCGATGACGAAGCGCATGCTGAAGATCGCGCGCGACGGCGGCGTGCCGACCGTCAGCGTCACCGAGACGCAGCCGGCCGGCAAGACCTTCCAGCAATGGATGGCCGGCCAGCTCGATGCGCTCGCCAGCGCGCTTTCCGCCGGCAAGAAATAA
- a CDS encoding ABC transporter ATP-binding protein: MTATPHALALDRVTLELGGRTILRDVSFSIEPGEFVGVLGPNGAGKTTLMRAVLGLVPVSGGTLSVGGVPVVRGNASIGYMPQIRSGLANRRMRGYDFVAMAADGHRWGLPHTNAATRRDVDRVLDLVGGPTLARRPLSELSGGERQRLLLAQCLLGSPKLLLLDEPLISLDPNHQRGVVELVRNVQRELGITVLFSAHELNPLLNALDRVLYLGNGVAALGTVDEVITKPVLSRLYGSPIDVMRVNGKIFVMSGDVEIEKHDHEHEDDDGHSHGGGHHHHGHAHPGHSHDV, translated from the coding sequence ATGACCGCCACTCCCCACGCACTCGCACTCGATCGCGTCACGCTCGAACTGGGCGGACGCACGATCCTGCGCGACGTCAGCTTCTCGATCGAACCCGGCGAATTCGTCGGCGTGCTCGGGCCGAACGGCGCGGGCAAGACAACGCTGATGCGCGCGGTGCTCGGCCTCGTGCCCGTCTCGGGCGGCACGCTGTCGGTCGGCGGCGTGCCGGTCGTGCGCGGTAACGCGTCGATCGGCTACATGCCGCAGATCCGCAGCGGCCTCGCGAACCGCCGGATGCGCGGCTACGACTTCGTCGCGATGGCCGCCGACGGCCACCGCTGGGGGTTGCCGCACACGAACGCGGCGACGCGGCGCGACGTCGACCGCGTCCTCGACCTCGTCGGCGGCCCGACGCTCGCGCGCCGGCCGCTGTCGGAGCTGTCGGGCGGCGAGCGGCAGCGCCTGCTGCTCGCGCAATGCCTGCTCGGCAGCCCGAAGCTGCTGCTGCTCGACGAGCCGCTGATCAGCCTCGACCCGAACCACCAGCGCGGCGTCGTCGAACTCGTGCGCAACGTGCAGCGCGAGCTCGGCATCACCGTTCTGTTCTCCGCGCACGAACTGAATCCGCTGCTGAACGCGCTCGACCGCGTGCTGTATCTCGGCAACGGTGTCGCGGCGCTCGGCACCGTCGACGAGGTGATCACGAAGCCCGTGCTGTCGCGGCTCTATGGATCGCCGATCGACGTGATGCGCGTGAACGGCAAGATCTTCGTGATGTCGGGCGACGTCGAGATCGAGAAGCACGACCACGAGCACGAGGACGACGACGGCCACTCGCACGGCGGCGGCCATCACCACCACGGACACGCTCATCCCGGGCATTCGCACGATGTTTGA
- a CDS encoding metal ABC transporter permease, with amino-acid sequence MFEYDFMINAFAASGIVAVLAGIVGYFLVLRGQTFAGHALSHVGFTGATGAVLLGISPIWGMVGFTLAAGIGMGALGERLAGRDVAIGVILSGALGFGLLFLHFYTSFATQVTALLFGNVLAVSHDTLAVLAGIGTVSLIALALIARPLLFASLQPELAEAKGVSLRTVSMLFLAVCALAVAAATQIVGVLLVFTLLVGPAAAAQNVSTRLSTGVLLAALFALFEAWAGIVLAYHTDWPTSFWITALSALVYGASLLRRN; translated from the coding sequence ATGTTTGAATACGACTTCATGATCAACGCCTTCGCGGCGTCGGGAATCGTCGCGGTGCTCGCGGGCATCGTCGGCTACTTCCTGGTGCTGCGCGGGCAGACCTTCGCCGGCCATGCGCTGTCGCACGTCGGCTTCACCGGCGCGACGGGCGCGGTGCTGCTCGGCATCTCGCCGATCTGGGGGATGGTCGGCTTCACGCTCGCGGCCGGGATCGGAATGGGCGCGCTCGGCGAACGGCTCGCGGGCCGCGACGTCGCGATCGGCGTGATCCTGTCGGGCGCGCTCGGCTTCGGCCTGCTGTTCCTGCATTTCTATACGTCGTTCGCGACGCAGGTCACCGCGCTGCTGTTCGGCAACGTGCTCGCGGTCAGCCACGACACGCTCGCGGTGCTGGCGGGCATCGGCACGGTGAGCCTGATCGCGCTTGCACTGATCGCGCGGCCGCTGCTGTTCGCGTCGCTGCAGCCCGAACTGGCCGAAGCCAAGGGCGTGTCGCTGCGCACGGTGTCGATGCTGTTCCTCGCGGTGTGCGCGCTCGCGGTGGCCGCGGCGACGCAGATCGTCGGCGTGCTGCTCGTGTTCACGCTGCTGGTCGGGCCGGCCGCGGCCGCGCAGAACGTGTCGACGCGGCTGTCGACGGGCGTGCTGCTCGCCGCGCTGTTCGCGCTGTTCGAGGCGTGGGCCGGCATCGTGCTCGCGTATCACACCGACTGGCCGACGAGCTTCTGGATCACCGCGCTGTCGGCGCTCGTGTACGGCGCGAGCCTGTTGCGGCGTAACTGA